A single genomic interval of Lathyrus oleraceus cultivar Zhongwan6 chromosome 7, CAAS_Psat_ZW6_1.0, whole genome shotgun sequence harbors:
- the LOC127102454 gene encoding uncharacterized protein LOC127102454 encodes MAKINCKSGFPINQDEDDSEEYCELPAELTRLLEQEEKEIQPYKEPVDVINLGSKTDKREVKVGASLAKHLNSELVELYHEYVDIFTWSYQDMSGLDTSIVEHHLPLKPECPPVKQKLRRTRPNMELKIKEEVKKQLDAGFLAIFEYPQWVANIVPVLKKDEIEVYVDEMFAKSRIEEDHLVNLRKLFVRLRKFKLRLNPAKCTFGVRSGKLLGFIVSQKGIEVDPDKVRAIQEMPAPQTEKEV; translated from the exons ATGGCTAAAATCAACTGTAAATCTGGATTTCCAATCAACCAAGATGAAGACGACAGTGAGGAATATTGTGAATTACCAGCTGAACTAACACGACTCCTTGAGCAGGAAGAAAAAGAGATTCAGCCGTACAAAGAGCCAGTGGATGTTATTAACTTGGGTTCTAAAACTGACAAAAGAGAAGTAAAAGTTGGGGCATCTCTTGCCAAGCATTTAAACTCCGAGTTGGTAGAGTTATATCAcgaatatgttgacatcttcacttggtcatatcaagatatgtCAGGATTAGACACCAGTATTGTTGAACATCACTTGCCACTCAAGCCTGAATGTCCTCCAGTTAAGCAAAAGCTCAGAAGGACTAGACCCAACATGGAActcaagatcaaagaagaggttaAGAAGCAGCTTGACGCTGGCTTCTTGGCCATTTTTGAGTATCCACAGTGGGTTGCTAATATCGTTCCAGTTCtgaagaaagatg agattgaggtttatgtggatgaaATGTTTGCCAAATCCAGAATTGAAGAAGATCACTTGGTGAACCTGAGGAAATTGTTTGTCAGACTCCGAAAGTTTAAACTGCGCCTGAATCCAGCTAAATGTACTTTTGGGGTCcgatctggtaaactcttgggtTTCATAGTCAGTCAGAAGGGCATTGAGGTTGATCCCGACAAAGTTCGAGCCATCCAAGAAATGCCAGCTCCCCAAACAGAGAAAGAAGTCTGA